Below is a window of Pseudarthrobacter equi DNA.
GTGAAGCAGGGGTCCACGGCACGGTGTCCCGGTGGCTTGCCTGGACGGGATCCTTCGGTGCAGGAACGGAGCGGGCCAGCGACGCCACGCTCGTGTTCTTTGCCCCGGAATCCTCCACCGACCCCTGGTTTGTCCGGGTGGACGGCTACCCCGGAGTGGGCCAGTCCCTCGCCTGGGACTCGCCTGTTATCGCAGAACCCGGCAGCCCCGTGCGCCGGAGCATTTCCGTCCTGGTGGCCGACGGCATCCTGGGCACAAACGACATCGAAGCACTGATCACTCAACAGGGGGACCTCTCATGACCCAGACAACAGCTGCACCGCCGCAGGCTGTCCGCATCGCCCCGGCCTCGGTCCGGGACCGCGCGGTGAAGCGCCGGCGGGTGCTGGACATCCTGGACGCCTCGGGCAAGGACGCCCTGCTCCTCACCACTCACACCGCCCTGACCTGGTACCTGGACGGCAGCCGCGTCCACATCAGCCTCGCCGGCGATCCCATCGCCGCGCTGCTGGTGGACCGCTCCGGCGACCACCTCGTGACCTTCAACAACGAAGCCGGACGCATCGCCGCAGAAGAACTGCCCGAAGGCGTGGCCCTCCACAGCGTGCCCTGGTACGGAAACCTCCACCAGGCCGCGGCCGCCGTCGGAAGCGTCCCCGGCGGATCCCTCCTGGCCGAAGCCGACGCCGCCACCGAGCTGCGGGCGGCGCGCCAGCAGTTGCTCCCGGCCGAGAGCGCCCGCTACGCCCGGCTGAGCGCCGACGTCGCCGCCATCATGACCGATGTGCTGTCCTCGGCACGGCCGGAGACCACGGAGTTCGAGCTGGCGTCGGCGCTGGCGGCCCGGGTGGTTTCCGTGGGCGCTGAGCCCCTGGTGCTGCTGTGCAACGGCAGCGGCCGCAGCGAGTTCCGGCACCCGCTGGCCACGCACGCGCCGCTGGGCCGCCGTGCCATGGCGGTCATTTGCGCCCGCCGCGACGGCCTGGTTGCCAACATCACCCGCTGGGTAAGATTCGACGCCGGAACACCGGAAGAGCGCGACGCCGAGTCCCGCATCGCGGCAGTTGAAGCCGACATTTTCGACGCGACGGTTCCCGGCGCCCGGCTGGACCGCATCTTCACCGAGATCCAGGCCGCCTACACCCGGCACGGCTTCGGCGCCGACCAGTGGGAACAGCACCACCAGGGCGGCCCGGCCGGCTACGCAGGCCGCGATCCCCGGGTCACCGCCGCAGCCACGGACACTGTGGTTCCCGGCCAGGCCTTCACGTGGAACCCTTCCGGCCCGGGCGTCAAGATCGAGGACACTGTGCAGCTCACCGAGAACGGGCTCCAGGTCCTGACTGTCGATCCCCGCTGGCCCGCCACCACCGTGAACGGGCTGGACCGGCCCGCGACACTGCAGCTGTAAGGGCAGACGCGCGCTCACATCATGCGCTTAAACCCCAAACGCCCGCTCACTAGTGGCCGCTAAGACGGCCCCCGGTGAGCGGGCGTTTCGGTTATACCGCCATCAAGTGAGCGGGCGTTTCAGGGAAGTACCAGTTCGCCGTCCACGCGGCGCGGAATGCCCAGCGGGTTGTCCTCGCGCAAGGCGGGGTGGAGCACCGTTTCCGGGGCGTCCTGGTAGGCGACGGGGCGCTGGAAGCGGCGGACCGCCGTCGCGCCCACCGAGGTGAACAGGGACGTGGTGGCCGGGTACGGGCCGCCGTGCTGCTGCGCCCAGTTCACGGCAACGCCGGTGGGCCAGCCTTCGAACAGGACCCGGCCGGCGAGACCGGACAGCTGCTCCACGAGGGCACCGATCTCCTCACCGGGCTGGGCGTGGAGTGTGGCGGTCAGGCTGCCCGGTACCTTGGCCAGGACCTCTGACAGTTCTGCCTGGTCCGTGTACTCGATGAGCATGGTGGTGGGGCCGAAGCACTCCTCCAGCAGCTGCTCCGGGCGTTCCAGCACCTTCGCGGCAGTGGTGGAAAAGACCACCGGCGCCGCACCGTTGGCCGCAGCGTCCTGGTCCACGGTGCCGCCCACCACGTCCACGCCGTCCACCGACGCAAAGCTGCGCAGGCCATCGGGGTAGGCCTCGGCGATGCGCCTGGTGAGCATGCCGTGGGCCGGCTTGTCCTTGCTGGCCTCGGCCACGTCCGCGGCGAAGGACGTCCCGGCCGGGATGAACACCAGGCCCGGCTTGGTGCAGAACTGTCCGGCGCCCAGGGTGAAGGAGCCTGCCAGCCCGGTGGCGAGTTCACCTGCCCGTTCCTTCAGTGCGGCGGCCGTGATGACCACCGGGTTGAGGCTGCCGAGCTCGCCGTAGAACGGAATGGGCTCCGGGCGGGACGTCGCGAGGTCGAACAGTGCCCGGCCGCCCGGGATGGAGCCTGTGAACCCGACCGCCTTGATGGCAGGGTCCTGCACCAGTGCCGTCCCCATTTCCCGGCCGCTGACCAGGGCGAAGAGGCCTTCCGGTGCGCCGGCGCCACGGAGCGCGTCAGCGACAATTTCCGCCGTCCGCTCCGAAAGCCGCACGTGGCCGGAGTGGGCCTTGACGATGACGGAGCAGCCAACAGCCAGGGCCGAGGCTGTGTCGCCGCCGGCAACGGAGAAGGCGAACGGGAAGTTCGACGCCGAGAACACAGCCACCGGGCCAATGGGCTTCAGGATGCGGCGCAAGTCGGGCTTTGGCGG
It encodes the following:
- a CDS encoding M24 family metallopeptidase, translating into MTQTTAAPPQAVRIAPASVRDRAVKRRRVLDILDASGKDALLLTTHTALTWYLDGSRVHISLAGDPIAALLVDRSGDHLVTFNNEAGRIAAEELPEGVALHSVPWYGNLHQAAAAVGSVPGGSLLAEADAATELRAARQQLLPAESARYARLSADVAAIMTDVLSSARPETTEFELASALAARVVSVGAEPLVLLCNGSGRSEFRHPLATHAPLGRRAMAVICARRDGLVANITRWVRFDAGTPEERDAESRIAAVEADIFDATVPGARLDRIFTEIQAAYTRHGFGADQWEQHHQGGPAGYAGRDPRVTAAATDTVVPGQAFTWNPSGPGVKIEDTVQLTENGLQVLTVDPRWPATTVNGLDRPATLQL
- a CDS encoding aldehyde dehydrogenase (NADP(+)) translates to MTTATLSLSELTTAATDAARTSAAASDAERAGWLNAVADALDANAAELVEIADSETSLGAARLAGEVARTTGQLRLFARVITEGSYLEAIIDHADPSSTPPKPDLRRILKPIGPVAVFSASNFPFAFSVAGGDTASALAVGCSVIVKAHSGHVRLSERTAEIVADALRGAGAPEGLFALVSGREMGTALVQDPAIKAVGFTGSIPGGRALFDLATSRPEPIPFYGELGSLNPVVITAAALKERAGELATGLAGSFTLGAGQFCTKPGLVFIPAGTSFAADVAEASKDKPAHGMLTRRIAEAYPDGLRSFASVDGVDVVGGTVDQDAAANGAAPVVFSTTAAKVLERPEQLLEECFGPTTMLIEYTDQAELSEVLAKVPGSLTATLHAQPGEEIGALVEQLSGLAGRVLFEGWPTGVAVNWAQQHGGPYPATTSLFTSVGATAVRRFQRPVAYQDAPETVLHPALREDNPLGIPRRVDGELVLP